GTTGATGATGCCCATTCAATAGGTGTCCTTGGTGAATGCGGAAGGGGAACGGCAAATTATTTTGGTGTTGAAAAGGATGTTGATTTAATAATGGGAACATTCAGTAAATCCTTTGCAAGTCTTGGTGGTTTTATTGCCGGTGATGAGGATGTTATATTTTACATTCAGCACGTTGCAAGGTCTTTTATTTTCAGTGCAGCAATCTCACCACCGAATCTTGCAAGTGCATTAAAGGCACTTGAAATTATGCAAAAAGAGCCCGAGAGAATTGAGAATTTAAAAAGAGTATCTGAAAAATGGAGAAACGGTTTAAAATCACTTGGATTTGATATAGGGAAAACCCAAACTCCAATTGTTCCTGTATATATGAGGGATAAATGGAAAACAGTTTATATGTGGAAAGAACTTTTAGAAGAAGGTATTTATGTTAATCCTGTTGTTCCACCAGGTGTTCCGCCGGGTGATTCACTTTTAAGAACAAGTTGTATGGCAACCCATACAGATGAGCATATAGAAAAGGGTCTTGAAATTTTCAAAAAGGTTGGGAAAAAATTAGGAGTTATATAATTATTTAAAGATAAATGCTGATTTTATAAGTTTATATTTCCCCTTATTTAAATTTGCCTCAATTGCCTTTTTATAATCCTCTATTTTAAATTTATGGGTTAAAAGATTTTTTAAACTTATCTTTTTATTTTTTAATAAATCAATGGCAATTTCATAGCATCTTTTTCTTTCATTTAAATAATTTTCAGTGCTTGAAGAATTTGTTCCTATAAGTTTTGCCTCTTTAAACCAGAGTAATGTTAAATCAATAAAACTAAAAATTCCAAATGTTCCTATTAAAACAATTTTTCCACCAGGTTTTATCCATCTCAAAGAATTTTCTATCATATTTTTATTTCCAGTGCATTCAAAAATTATATCAAATCCTGAATTTAAAAATTCTTTTCCTAAAATTGGTTTTAAAATTTTTGAATCTGTTATTTCAGCAAATTTCTTTAAATAATCTTCTTTTAAATATATAACTTCTGCAAAATCCTTTATCTTTTCTGCTTGAAATTCATACTTTGCTAAAACAAAAATTTTTGATTTACTAAGAAGTGCCCTTAAAGCATAAACCGCACAAATTCCTATTGTTCCTGCACCTATAATCAAAACTTTATCAGTATCATCTGGAAAATTTCTTATAACCGGGTGAAGGGCAGAACAGAAAGAATCAATTAAAATTGCATCTTCATCTGAGATTTCTTCAGGTATTTTAAAAGTCTGGAATTCATTTGCAATAAAATATTCACTCCAAGAACCAGAGGTGTTTCTGCATGCCCCTATTATAATTCCTTCACTTAATTTACCTTTCTCAGAAAAATTCAAACATCTTGAATATTCACCCTTTTTACAGTTTTCACATAAATTTTCTATTTCCTTTGCCCTGCATGATAAAACAGGGTCAACTATAACTCTATCTCCCTTTTTAAAATTTTGAGCATCTTCACTTTTTTCATAAACAATTCCAACATTTTCATGCCCTATAACAAAAGGAGAAGAAGAGTAAGGTGATAGGGTAGGTGAGTCCTTTAAAGTGATTAAATTTATATCACTTCCACATATTCCACCATAAATTGTTTTTATTTTTAAATATTTTCCCCCTGGTATCTCAGGCTCTTTTATTTCTGTAAGTTTGGTACAGGAAAAAAATGAATAATAAAATGATTTATTCAATTTACCAAGAATTTTAGTTAAAAAATACTTTGGGACGCTTTCTTCAAAGATTATTGCTTTCATATCATCTTACACCCATTAGAATATGAAGTCTATCACTAAATTTAAAACCATATTTTTTTGATAATTCAAAAACCATCCTTTTTCTTTCCATTAATTCCTTAATATTTTTTGACTCTGGCATTAGATATATTCTCCTTTTATCTATTCCTAACTTTTCTTTCAAATCAAGAACTTCGTATATATCTTCCTCTTTTTTTATTACAAACTTAAAAATTGCTTTTTCCCTCTCATTAAAACTTTTTAAAACATTTATCTTTATCCTCTTTCCATAAGGCTCACCTGAATTAGAAAGTTTTGGAGATACATTAAAATGAACATCTTGAGGTAAAAAACTTTCTATTGTACCATTAGTCTCAACCTCTATTAAAAATCTTTTGGCAAGAAGATTTTCAACAAGAGGAAAAAAAAATTTTTCCCACAAAAGAGGCTCCCCTCCTGTAATTACAATATGATTAATATTATATTTTAAAATTTTTTCTTCAATTTCCTTTAAACTCATCCTTTTATATATAATCTTTCCCTTCCATGTATAATCAGTATCACAGAAGGAACACCTTAAATTACAGAAGGCAAGCCTTAAAAAAACTGCCCTTTTACCTATAAAAGGTCCTTCACCCTGAATTGATTCAAAAATTTCTGAAACTGGTAAATTATTCAAAATAAATTGCTTGTGAAAAGGGGGTTTCCTCTATCTTAACTGATTTAACATTCAACCCCCTTTCCTTCAATTTATAATATGCCCATTTTGAAAGATTTTCACAGGTTGGATTAAAGGGTAAATTTATAACTCCCTTTATATCCTTTACTCTTTCATCCTTTTCATGTTTAAAGAAAACATGATCAGGAAAAATTTCCTTTATTATCCTTTCAAGTTCCTCAAAATCCATTCCCATTCCAATTTCATCAAGTTTATCAAATAAAACTTCAACTTCTATCCAGAAAGTATGACCATGGGGAAAATTACATTTCCCTTCATAATTAAATAACATATGACCTATTTCCCTTTTTATTCTTTTTTTTAAAATCCAGGGCATTTATACATCAATCAGTCTTCTTATTCTCTTTTCATCTGATCCTTTTAAATAATCAGGTTTTCTTAACCTCCTTTTCCTTTTAGCATTTTTGCTTCCTGCAAGATGTGAATGAAAAGCATGATAGTATTTAACCTTCCCTTTTTTTGTTAATTTAAATCTTTTTTTTGCTGTTTTTTTTGATTTTAACTTTGGCATTTTTTCTCCTTAGAACTTTTTAAGGGAATAGAACCCTTAAGACTTTCTGTAAATTATCCTTCCCCTTGTAAGATCGTAGGGAGAAAGCTCTATCACAACTCTATCACCAGGCAATATCTTTATAAAATTCAGCCTCATCTTACCTGAAAGATGACATAAAACAAGGGGACCTGAATCAAGCTTAACCCTGAACATTGTATTAGGTAAAACTTCCTGAACAGTTCCCTCCATTCTTATTACACCCTTTTTTGCCATAATTTTTCCTCCCTTAATCCAATGTAGTTAAAATAACAGGCTCATCATCAATCAAAACAGTATGCTCAAAATGAGCAGAAGGCTTTCCATCAAGCGTAACAATAGTCCATTTATCTCTTAAGACCTTAACTTCATGGGTACCCATATTTACCATAGGCTCAATTGCAATAACAAGCCCTTTTTTTAATAAAGGGCCCTCTCCTCTTTTACCATAATTAGGAATAATTGGCTCCTCATGTAGATAGTGTCCAACTCCGTGACCCGCAAGTTCTCTTACAACACTAAAACCTTCACATTCGACTAAACTCTGGATTTCAAAACCAATATCACCTACCCTGTTACCCGCTCTTGCCTTTTCAATCCCTGCATAAAGGGCTTTCTCAGTAACCTGAAGCAATTTATCTAATTTACCATTTACTTTTCCCACCTTATATGTTTTAGCTCCGTCTCCAAAAAACCCATTTTTATTAACACCCACATCTATTTTAACAATACTTCCTTCTTCTAAAATCTTATTTTCAGAGGGTATTCCATGAACAACCTCCTCATTTATAGAAATACAGGAAGAGGCAGGATAACCCTTATAGCCAAGAAATGCTGGAAAGCCTCCCATTTTTCTTATCATCCTGTCAATTATATCATTTAACTTTTTTGTCGATATTCCGGGTTTTATATACTCTTCTATATCATAAAGAACCTTTGCAACTATTTTTGATGCTTTTTTTATATTCTCTATCTCTTCTCTTGATTTTAAGATTATCATAGAAAAATTTCTTTAATTTTACTCTCTATTTCTTCCGCTTTTCCTTTTCCATCAATTACATGAAGAATTCCTCTTTTTTTGTAATAATCAACAAGGGGATATGTGTTTTCTCTAAAAACACTTAGTCTTTTTCTTATAACTTCTTCCTTATCATCATCTCTTGTAATCAATTTAACATCACACTCATCACAAACTTCATCTTTTTCTGGTGGATTAAAAATAAGATTGTAAATTCTATTACACTTTGGACAAACCCTTCTTGAAGAAAGCCTCCTTATTATTTCCTCATCATCCACATCAAAATATATAACATGAGTTAAACTTTTATTTAATTTTTTTAAAATAATATCAAGACCCTCTGCCTGAGGTATTGTTCTCGGAAATCCATCAAGAATAAACTCATTTAGATCTCTTATAGCTTCTTCAACAATTTTCAACATAATTTCATCAGGAACAAGGGTTCCCTCATCCATATATTTTTTAGCAAGTTTTCCAAGCTCAGTCCCTCTTTTAACATTATCTCTCAAAAGATCACCGGTTGCAATTACAGGAATATTGTAATCCTCTGATATTTTCTTTGCCTGTGTTCCTTTACCTGCTCCGGGTGGTCCAAGGAATAAAACTCTCATTAACCTCTTCTTCCTCTGAATCTACCTTTCTGTAATAAACCTTCATACTGTCTTGTCAAAAGATGGGATTCTATCTGCTGAAGCGTGTCCTGTGCAACACCTATTATTATTAAAAGCCTTGTCCCACCAAAATAAAAGGGAACATTTGTAATTTTTGAAATATAATAAGGCAAAATAGCAATAAGGGCTATAAAAATTCCTCCGGGAAGAAGTATCCTTTTTAAAACATTATCAATATATTCAGCAGTTTTATCTCCAGGTCTAACTCCAGGAATAAAACCTGAGAATTTCTGTAAGTTATCAGCTATATCTTTTGGATTTAGAATTACTGCTGTATAGAAATAATTAAAAAATATTATAAGAATTCCATAAACTAAATCATAAAGTAAGTGTCCTGGGTTGAAAAGCTGGGTGTATATCATAATGTCCTGTAATTGCGGAAAAAAGGAACCAAGTGAATAGGGTAAAATCATTAAACTCTGGGCAAAAATTATTGCCATTACACCAGCAGTTGTCATTTTAAGGGGTAAATGAGTTGAGGCTCCTCCATAAACTTTTCTTCCAATTATTCTCCTTGCATACTGAACAGGAATTTTTCTTGAGGATAAATTCATAAAAACTATTGCATAGGTGATTAAAAATAATATAGCACCTGCAAATATAATTGCTGCAAGGGATATTGCTCCATTTTTTAAAAGCCCAAAAGTCTGAAATACTTCCTGTGGAACTGTATCAAGGGAACCCACAAAAATTAAAAGGGAAGCCCCATTTCCTATACCCCTATCTGTAATCTGTTCACCCAGCCACATACAAAAAACTGCTCCTGCTGAAAGTGTAATAACTGTTAAAAGAGTAAAACCAATTCCAGGATGTGGAACAATCGGTAGTCCTGAGGGAGAAGTAAATCTTGTTAGAAGCGAAGAAATTCCAAAAGATTGAATTGCAGCAACTAAAACTGTTAAATATCTTGTCCATTGCTCTATCCTCCTTCTCCCTGCTTCTCCTTCTCTCTGAATTTTTTCGAGATAAGGAACAGAAGTAGTTAAAATCTGGAATATAATTGAAGCAGAAATATAAGGCATTATTCCAATACCTAAAATAGAAGCTCTTGATAAAGCACCACCAACAAACAAATCAAAAAGACCAAGGAAAGAACCCCTTAATTGCTGGGCAAATAGTTCTCCAAGGGCTCTTGTATCAATCCCGGGAATAGGAATATGGGTTCCAAGTCTGAAAATTATAAGAACAATAGCAGTAAATAAAAATCTTTCCTTTAAATCCTTTATTTTAAAAAGATTTTTAATCCTCTCAATTGCAGGTTCAGATGCCATTTTTTAATTTATAAATTTAACCTCTCCCCCAGCTTTACAAATCTTTTCAATTGCCTTTTTTGAAGCCTTATGAACATAGACCTTTAAAGGGAAATTAATTTCCCCTTTAGAAAGAAGTTTAACTTTTAAGTTCTTTCTCAAAAGTCTCCTTTTTTCCATCTCTTCATAGGTTGCTTCCTCACCCTCTTTGAATTTTCTCACAAGATCCCTTATGTTTATAACTTCATATTTTTCAGCAAAAGGATTATTAAAACCTACTTTTGGTAACCTTCTGTAAATGGGCATCTGTCCTCCTTCAAATTCTGGCCCTTTTTCCTTACCTGACCTTGATTTTGCTCCCTTATGACCTCTACCTGAAGTTTTACCATGACCTGAACCAATACCTCTTCCAACTCTTTTTCTTTTTTTAACAGAACCTTTTGCAGGTTTTAATTTACTTAAATCAAGCATTATATTTCCTCCTTTTTAATTCAGTTATCGGGAATTTTTAATTTTAACTTATTATTATAAAAAAACTTTTTAAAATTTTCAAGCTATTAATTTAAATTTGACTTTTTTTAAGTAAAATTTTAAAATAAAATTAATGGGAAGATTACCTCCCCCTTTTAAAATTTTCATCATATATTTAATCATAGGGGGATTCTGGATAATTTTTAGCGATAAAATTACATATTTAATTTTCAGAGAACCTGATTTATATCTATTGGTTCAGCATTTCAAAGGAATTTTCTATATATTAACAAGTGGAATAATTTTTATGTTTATCATAAATTTTTATTTCAAAAGATTAGAAGAGGAAAAGGAAAAATTAGAATCAATTATTAAAAATTCACCCCTTGCAATATTTATTTCTGAAGATTCCAAAATAATATTTTTAAACCCCTCTCTTTTAAAAATTCTCGGATATTCTGAAGAAGAAATTAAAGAAAAAAAATTAGAAGATTTAATATCAAAAGAGGAAATTGAAAATTTTAAGAGCAAGTCAAAAGAGACTCTTGAAGGAAAGATAAATAATTTTTCATCAAAATTCCTTAGAAAAGATGGTGAAATTATAGATGTAGAAATCTGGCAAATTAAACTTAAAATTAAAAATAAAAAGAAACTCCTTAATATATGTGTTGACATTACTGAAAAATTAAAATTAATAGAAGAAAAAGAAAAATTAAAAGAATATTACTATGAAATCTCAAAAACGGAAGCAATAGGTAAAATAGCAAGTGGAATAGTCCATGACTTTAACAATTTACTTACAGCCATTTACGGTTTTTCAGAACTTTCCCTGATGGAAATAGGAGAAAAACACCCAGTTTCTAATAACCTTAAAGAGATAATAAATCTTGTTGAAAGGGGTTCAAATTTAACAAGAAATTTACTTGTTTTTTCAAAAAGGATTAACCCCGAATTTATGCCTTTAAATTTAAAGGAAATAGTGCCAGATTTTGTTAAAATTTTGAAAAGAGTTATAGGAGAAAAAATAAAAATTGAAATAGGTTTAGATGAGAATTTATGGTATATTTATGGAGACCGCACAAATATAGAACAGGTAATAATGAATATGGCAACAAATGCAAGGGATGCAATGCTTCCAGAAGGTGGTGTTTTTAAAATAAAAGCAGAGAATAAAATTATAGATGATAAAAAATTTGTATGTATTACCTTTGAGGATACAGGAAAAGGAATTAGTGAGGAAAATAAAACCAAAATTTTTGATGACTTTTTTACAACAAAAGAAAGAGGGACAGGGCTTGGGCTTTATATATGTGAAAATATTGTTAAAAAACACAATGGATTTATTAAGTTAGAAAGTGAAGTAGGAAAAGGAACAAAATTTTTTGTTTATTTTCCTGCTTATTTCTATAAAAAAGAAACCGAAGGAATTGAAGAAAAATATAAAGTTGAAATAAATGGAAAAAATAGGAAAGTTTTAATTTTAGAAGATGAAGAAGATATAAGAAACATTTTATCAAAACTATTAACTTCTCATAACTTTGAAGTTTTCTCCCTGTCAACTGCAAGGGAAGCAGAAAAATTGTTAGAAAAAAATATCAAATTTGATATAGTATTATCTGACCATGGATTACCGGATAAAAGTGGAATGGAGATTTGCGAAAAAATTAAAAATAAAATTCCAGAAGCAAAGATAATCTTAATTACAGGATATATAGATGCTGTTTTAAAAGAAAAAACATTGAAGGAAAAGGGATTTCACCTTATTTTTAAACCTTTTACCCCGAGTGAAGTGCTTGATTTAATAAAAACAATATCCCTTTAAATTAAAAACTAATTTTTGCTACTTTTCTCCTCTATCTCTTCAACCTCAACAAGATACTTAACCTTATCTATCATCCCCCTTATCTGGGGTGTATCTTTTTTAATAACAACTTGTCCTATTTTCTTTAATCCTAAAGCTAAAAGCGTTCTCTTTGCTCTCCAGTTAGCACCGATTCTTGATTTTATCTGTTTAATTTTTAAGTATTTCTCCTTCATACTAAGAAATCATAAATTTCCTTGTAACTCTTGAAAGAGGCAAACCTCTTTTCTTTGCAACTTCTCTCGGGTCTTTTAGCTGTGAAAGAGCATCCATAGTAGCCTGAGCAAGGTTACAGGGTGTGCTTGAACCAAGTGATTTTGTTAAAACATTTTTATACCCTGCAGCCTCAAGAATTGCACGAACTGTGTGGCAGGCAATGAGACCTGTTCCAGGGCCAGCTGGTTTTAAAAGAATTTTGGCAGCACCAACTTTACCTATAACCGGATGGGGAATTGTTCCGTTTATAATCGGAACCTTTATCATATTCTTTTTTGCCTTTTTTAAAGCCTTAGCAATTGCATCAGGAGTTTCAGTAGCTTTTCCATGACCTATTCCCACTCTACCATCTCCATCACCCACAGCAACCCAGGCGGATATTTTAAATCTCCTTCCACCTGTTACAACTTTTGCAACACGGGAAAGGCTTATTATATTTTCAATAAGGGTTCTTTCTTCTTCCATAGGTTTTTATTATACCTTTTTATTTTTCATTTTTTCAAGAACCTAAAGAAGATATTCAAAATAAGTGTTAAAATTATTGAAAGGAGAATAGAACTACCGAGAGGGAAATAAAATTTAAAATTTTCCTTTTCAATTACTATATCAAGGGGAAGTTTTGGAATACTTTTTATTGTTTCAATCTTTGAAAGTAAGTAAAAAATAAATCCTATTCCTATAAAGAAAAATCCTAAAAAAATAAAAAATTTAAAAAATTCCTCAAAAATTTTCATTCTGCCCAGAAAGGATGATACCCTTGAACAAACTCACTTGCTGACATCTTCTTTTTTCCTGAAGGCTGGAGTTCAAGTATTTCCACAGCACCTTTCCCACATAAAACAAAGAGTCTTGAACTATCAACAATTATCTTACCTATAGGACCATTATAATCAGGAACTTCTCTAACTCTATATATTTTTATATACTTACCATCAAAATGAGTTCTTGCACCAGGATTGGGTGATAGAGCATGAATGTGTCTCATAACAAGAAAAGCATCTTTTTTCCAGTAAATCCAGAGTTCATCCTCCTCAATTTTTTTAGCATAAGAACTTTCTCCTTTCTGAGGTTTTGGTTTTATTTCCCCCTTTTTATACTTACTGTATATTTCAGGGAAAATGCTTATAGCCTTTTCAGCTATTATTGATTCTATTTCCCCTCTTGTTTTTTCTCCTATTTCAATTTTTTCCTGATAAATTATTTTCCCTGTATCTATACCTTCATCCATTATAAAAAATGTAAAACCTGTTTCTTTTTCTCCATCCATCATTGCTCTTTCTAAGGGAGCAGCACCCCTATACTTAGGCAAAAGGGAAGGATGAAGATTTATAGCTCCATTTTTGGGCAAAGAAAGAAGCTCCTTGCCAAGGATCTGACCGAAATCTGTTAAAAGAATAACTTCAGGTTCAAACTTCTTGAGCTCACTTAAAAGCGCAGGATGATTTACATCATAGGGTTGAAAAATTCTTTCTTTTTTAATACCATGCTGGATAGCAAGTTCCTTAACCGGTGGAGGTGTAACCTTTAAACCTCTCCCCTGAGGTTTATCAGGGGAAGTAACAATAACATCAGGCTTTAATCCATTTTTAAGCATTGAAACGAATACCTTGGCAGCAAATTCACCTGTACCAAAAAATATAAATTTACCTTCAAACATAATTATAATTAGATTTTTTAGAATATTAAGGGGGTCTAACCCATTTATACTTTAATTTTCTTTTCCCTTGTATAAAAGTTCTTTCTAAATTGAGCAATTAAAATTCTTTTTGTTTCCCGGTCAAGCCTATCCCAAAACAAAACTCCATTAAGGTGGTCATACTCATGAAAAATAACCCTTGCTAAAAGTTCTTCAGCTTTTAAATCTTTTTCTTCCCCATCTATATTTATATATTTTAAATGAACACCTAAAGGTCTTTCAACTTCCGCATAAATCCCTGGTATTGAAAGACAACCTTCTTCCATAACACTTTTCCCCCATATATCAATAATAACTGGGTTTATTACAATAAGCGGCTTTTCATTCTCACCAAGAACCTTTCCTGAAACAACAAATAGGGAAATCTTTTCACCCACTTGATTTGCAGCAAGTCCTGCCCCATCATAAAATTCCATTGTATCAATCATTTCCTGTGCAAGTTTTTTAATATATTCATTTATCTTTTTAACAGGTTCTGCTTTTTCTCTTAAAATTGGATCTCCATAATACCTAAGTTCAAGAACTTTTTTCAACTTCTTTTACCTCCCCTATTTTCTTTCTTATTGAATTTTTTTCAAATTTAATAAGTGTTCCAGGACCTGTCCTTAACATAACCTCACTATCATCTACCTTAACTACAGTTCCTATTATTCCACCAAGAGTTATCACTTTATCGCCTTTCTTTAAAGAATTTATCATTTTCAATCTTTCCTTTTCTTCCTTTTGCTGCGGTCTTATAAAAAAAAGATACATAAAAACAAACATAAAAATTAAGGGAAAAAGAAAAATAAAAAATGTAGCAAAAGGGTTTAAAGTATCTTTACCGGTTTGCGAAATTAAACTAAAAATCATCTCCAAAAGTTAACCACCATTGCCAGGATCCGTAAAGTTTTTGCATATCCCATTTTTTAGCAAAATCAAGTTTTAAATAAAAATATCCAAAATCAAATCTAAAACCTATACCTAAATCCATAAGTAAATCCTTAGTTTTATAATTTCCATCTACTTTTTCAATAAGTTTAAAATTTTTAAAATCTTCTCTGTTTCCAAGTAATATTGCTTCCATAAATAATACACTCCTTATACCTCCAATTTCAAATGGAAGGAATCCAATTCTTAATCTATCAAGAAAGGGAATTCTAAGTTCAAAAGTTCCATAAATAAACTCTCTGCCCCATTTTGAAAAAAGATCGTATCCCCTCATCATGTAAGGTGAACCAATAAAATATGTAATTACCCTCTCACTACCTTCTATTTGACCAAAAAGAAATCTTGAAGCAAAATTTGACCTTGGTGTTAGTCTAAAATATTTTCTAAAATCAGCTTGAATCTCATAATAATTATAGTCACTTGAAAGCCCCTTGGTGAATCCTACACCGAAAAATTCACCATCCTTACTTCCGTTATAAAATCGGAAACTTCTATCATATATATATAAAAGGATATAATCATAAACCATAAAGGTTTCAAAGGTAATTCTTTCAAGCCTGTAATCAATAAGATACCGTTCTCTGTAACCGATATTAAAACCTGTCTCTATCCTATTAAAAATATCTAAAGGATAGGATATAAAAAGATTTGTACCAAGGTCTCTATCAAGGGCATCATATCTTTCAGATAAAGCATAATAAGGGAAATATTGGTACAGCTGAAAGAAGTAATCAGTTCTGTGTTTAAGATAAAAAACCCTTAAATCCCAGTTAGAGTTTAAAATGTCCTGTGATAGTTCTGTGAAAAATTCAATAACCCAATTACCAGGAATATCTGAAAAACCTAAGGTAACTCCTCCAAAATATCCATAAAGTGGAAAATATCCAAATCCAGCAATCACCCAGTCCGGAGTTAAAGTAACTGTATAATTCTTGTGAGTATAATCAACTTCTTTAAATTTTATAACTTTTTCCTCATGCAAAGGTACTTTTTCAGGCTTTAAGGAAGATATATCATTTATAACAAAAATATCATAACCCCCTTTCCATAAAAGGGAAATAGAAAGAGAATTTAAGCCTTTTGAATAAGAAACATCATGTATATAGGTTGGGAAGTTAGTCAATCTGTAAAGAGAATCTTTTTTAATATCATAAAAATATAGGTTTCTTAATCCTTCTGGATCATCATATAAAAAATAAATCCTGTCTCCTTGAAGATAAGGGTCGTCAATTTTTCCCAGGTAAGGCGACAATCTTTTAAAATTTCCTTTTAAAGGGTTATAAGAGAAAACTGCATAACTACCTAATTTATCTTCATAATTTCTATCGGATATAAAAATAATCAAAGTGTCATTTATAAAAAGAGGATTTCTATCATCAAATTTATCTTCCATTAAGGAGATAATTTCACCTGTATGGACATTATATAAATAAAGATCAGAAAAACCATCCTTCAATCCTGTAAAAACAATTTTAGACTCATCAGGAGAAAAGGAAGGCTCGTACCCTGCATCAAGCTCACGAAGTTCTCTTTTTATCACAGTTTTTCTTCTTTCAGTATCATAGACAAAAAGAACATCACTTTTACCACCTGAAGTAATAAAAACAAGGTATTTCCCATCACTTGAAAAAGAAAGACCTGGTCTTACAAGATGTAAATTCTCAAGAGAAGGGTTTTTTTGACCCGAAATTATTTTTTTAGATTTTCTTTTACCT
The sequence above is a segment of the candidate division WOR-3 bacterium genome. Coding sequences within it:
- a CDS encoding zinc-binding dehydrogenase, which gives rise to MKAIIFEESVPKYFLTKILGKLNKSFYYSFFSCTKLTEIKEPEIPGGKYLKIKTIYGGICGSDINLITLKDSPTLSPYSSSPFVIGHENVGIVYEKSEDAQNFKKGDRVIVDPVLSCRAKEIENLCENCKKGEYSRCLNFSEKGKLSEGIIIGACRNTSGSWSEYFIANEFQTFKIPEEISDEDAILIDSFCSALHPVIRNFPDDTDKVLIIGAGTIGICAVYALRALLSKSKIFVLAKYEFQAEKIKDFAEVIYLKEDYLKKFAEITDSKILKPILGKEFLNSGFDIIFECTGNKNMIENSLRWIKPGGKIVLIGTFGIFSFIDLTLLWFKEAKLIGTNSSSTENYLNERKRCYEIAIDLLKNKKISLKNLLTHKFKIEDYKKAIEANLNKGKYKLIKSAFIFK
- a CDS encoding 7-carboxy-7-deazaguanine synthase QueE, whose product is MNNLPVSEIFESIQGEGPFIGKRAVFLRLAFCNLRCSFCDTDYTWKGKIIYKRMSLKEIEEKILKYNINHIVITGGEPLLWEKFFFPLVENLLAKRFLIEVETNGTIESFLPQDVHFNVSPKLSNSGEPYGKRIKINVLKSFNEREKAIFKFVIKKEEDIYEVLDLKEKLGIDKRRIYLMPESKNIKELMERKRMVFELSKKYGFKFSDRLHILMGVR
- a CDS encoding 6-carboxytetrahydropterin synthase; this encodes MPWILKKRIKREIGHMLFNYEGKCNFPHGHTFWIEVEVLFDKLDEIGMGMDFEELERIIKEIFPDHVFFKHEKDERVKDIKGVINLPFNPTCENLSKWAYYKLKERGLNVKSVKIEETPFSQAIYFE
- the rpmI gene encoding 50S ribosomal protein L35; this encodes MPKLKSKKTAKKRFKLTKKGKVKYYHAFHSHLAGSKNAKRKRRLRKPDYLKGSDEKRIRRLIDV
- the infA gene encoding translation initiation factor IF-1, encoding MAKKGVIRMEGTVQEVLPNTMFRVKLDSGPLVLCHLSGKMRLNFIKILPGDRVVIELSPYDLTRGRIIYRKS
- the map gene encoding type I methionyl aminopeptidase, whose product is MIILKSREEIENIKKASKIVAKVLYDIEEYIKPGISTKKLNDIIDRMIRKMGGFPAFLGYKGYPASSCISINEEVVHGIPSENKILEEGSIVKIDVGVNKNGFFGDGAKTYKVGKVNGKLDKLLQVTEKALYAGIEKARAGNRVGDIGFEIQSLVECEGFSVVRELAGHGVGHYLHEEPIIPNYGKRGEGPLLKKGLVIAIEPMVNMGTHEVKVLRDKWTIVTLDGKPSAHFEHTVLIDDEPVILTTLD
- a CDS encoding adenylate kinase; amino-acid sequence: MRVLFLGPPGAGKGTQAKKISEDYNIPVIATGDLLRDNVKRGTELGKLAKKYMDEGTLVPDEIMLKIVEEAIRDLNEFILDGFPRTIPQAEGLDIILKKLNKSLTHVIYFDVDDEEIIRRLSSRRVCPKCNRIYNLIFNPPEKDEVCDECDVKLITRDDDKEEVIRKRLSVFRENTYPLVDYYKKRGILHVIDGKGKAEEIESKIKEIFL
- the secY gene encoding preprotein translocase subunit SecY, coding for MASEPAIERIKNLFKIKDLKERFLFTAIVLIIFRLGTHIPIPGIDTRALGELFAQQLRGSFLGLFDLFVGGALSRASILGIGIMPYISASIIFQILTTSVPYLEKIQREGEAGRRRIEQWTRYLTVLVAAIQSFGISSLLTRFTSPSGLPIVPHPGIGFTLLTVITLSAGAVFCMWLGEQITDRGIGNGASLLIFVGSLDTVPQEVFQTFGLLKNGAISLAAIIFAGAILFLITYAIVFMNLSSRKIPVQYARRIIGRKVYGGASTHLPLKMTTAGVMAIIFAQSLMILPYSLGSFFPQLQDIMIYTQLFNPGHLLYDLVYGILIIFFNYFYTAVILNPKDIADNLQKFSGFIPGVRPGDKTAEYIDNVLKRILLPGGIFIALIAILPYYISKITNVPFYFGGTRLLIIIGVAQDTLQQIESHLLTRQYEGLLQKGRFRGRRG
- the rplO gene encoding 50S ribosomal protein L15, encoding MLDLSKLKPAKGSVKKRKRVGRGIGSGHGKTSGRGHKGAKSRSGKEKGPEFEGGQMPIYRRLPKVGFNNPFAEKYEVINIRDLVRKFKEGEEATYEEMEKRRLLRKNLKVKLLSKGEINFPLKVYVHKASKKAIEKICKAGGEVKFIN
- a CDS encoding ATP-binding protein, yielding MGRLPPPFKIFIIYLIIGGFWIIFSDKITYLIFREPDLYLLVQHFKGIFYILTSGIIFMFIINFYFKRLEEEKEKLESIIKNSPLAIFISEDSKIIFLNPSLLKILGYSEEEIKEKKLEDLISKEEIENFKSKSKETLEGKINNFSSKFLRKDGEIIDVEIWQIKLKIKNKKKLLNICVDITEKLKLIEEKEKLKEYYYEISKTEAIGKIASGIVHDFNNLLTAIYGFSELSLMEIGEKHPVSNNLKEIINLVERGSNLTRNLLVFSKRINPEFMPLNLKEIVPDFVKILKRVIGEKIKIEIGLDENLWYIYGDRTNIEQVIMNMATNARDAMLPEGGVFKIKAENKIIDDKKFVCITFEDTGKGISEENKTKIFDDFFTTKERGTGLGLYICENIVKKHNGFIKLESEVGKGTKFFVYFPAYFYKKETEGIEEKYKVEINGKNRKVLILEDEEDIRNILSKLLTSHNFEVFSLSTAREAEKLLEKNIKFDIVLSDHGLPDKSGMEICEKIKNKIPEAKIILITGYIDAVLKEKTLKEKGFHLIFKPFTPSEVLDLIKTISL
- the rpmD gene encoding 50S ribosomal protein L30; its protein translation is MKEKYLKIKQIKSRIGANWRAKRTLLALGLKKIGQVVIKKDTPQIRGMIDKVKYLVEVEEIEEKSSKN